In a single window of the Acidimicrobiales bacterium genome:
- a CDS encoding tyrosine-type recombinase/integrase codes for MGRGDLAGAARLELVSGVAQLRPEDAMFDAMLRGWRAQQTARGLREETIGGREQLVRRFVEFTNEYPWGWLPAHVEEFTLSLTTERHLSPATVRNYQIDVRLFSEYLTDARYGWGPACEGAFGAGVHPVAICHEWNTIAHLNDYEGSPEARPFGRDELQAFFDFADDQVERAVVAKRKGVLAAYRDATLFKVIYGWGLRRNETAKLDLADWGRNPAAADFGRFGMLHVRYGKAVRGQPPRRRNVLSTMGWAVDAVADYVDNVRPRFGCAEHPALWVTERGGRIKPAEINARFGAYRDALGLCRELTPHSLRHSYVSHLTENGADRRFLQQQVGHRCDTSTAIYTHVSSDFMNTALRKALAPALDDDNGKER; via the coding sequence TTGGGACGTGGGGATCTGGCCGGCGCGGCGCGTCTGGAGCTGGTGTCGGGGGTGGCGCAGCTGCGACCGGAGGACGCCATGTTCGACGCGATGTTGCGCGGCTGGCGGGCGCAGCAGACCGCCCGGGGGTTGCGGGAGGAGACGATAGGTGGCCGGGAGCAGCTGGTCCGGCGGTTCGTCGAGTTCACCAACGAGTACCCGTGGGGTTGGCTGCCGGCTCACGTGGAGGAGTTCACGCTGTCGTTGACCACCGAGCGGCATCTGAGCCCGGCGACGGTCCGCAACTATCAGATCGACGTCCGTCTGTTCAGCGAGTACCTGACCGACGCCCGCTACGGGTGGGGCCCGGCGTGCGAGGGGGCGTTCGGGGCGGGGGTGCACCCGGTGGCGATCTGTCATGAGTGGAACACGATCGCCCACCTCAACGACTACGAGGGCAGTCCCGAGGCCCGGCCGTTCGGCCGGGATGAGCTGCAGGCGTTCTTCGACTTCGCTGATGATCAGGTGGAGCGGGCGGTCGTCGCGAAACGCAAGGGGGTGCTGGCCGCCTACCGGGATGCCACGCTGTTCAAGGTGATCTACGGGTGGGGGCTGCGCCGCAACGAGACGGCCAAGCTGGACCTGGCGGACTGGGGCCGCAACCCGGCGGCCGCGGACTTCGGCAGGTTCGGGATGCTGCACGTCCGTTACGGCAAGGCGGTGCGAGGACAGCCGCCCCGGCGGCGCAATGTGTTGTCGACGATGGGCTGGGCGGTCGACGCGGTGGCCGACTACGTAGATAACGTCCGACCCCGCTTCGGCTGTGCGGAGCACCCGGCGTTGTGGGTGACCGAACGGGGCGGGAGGATCAAACCGGCGGAGATCAACGCCCGTTTCGGCGCCTACCGCGACGCTTTGGGGTTGTGCCGGGAGCTGACCCCGCACTCTTTGCGCCACTCCTATGTCTCGCATCTGACCGAGAACGGCGCCGACCGGCGTTTCCTGCAACAGCAGGTGGGTCACCGCTGTGACACCTCGACAGCGATTTACACCCATGTCAGCTCCGATTTCATGAACACCGCTCTGCGAAAGGCGCTCGCCCCGGCGCTCGACGATGACAACGGGAAGGAACGGTGA
- a CDS encoding helix-turn-helix transcriptional regulator, with protein MAAKLDYRWNLRQVMASREMFATTDLIPALAARGIRLSSSQVYRLVVERPERLSLKVLMALLDILDCTMADLIEPVESPKARRSKTAAGGEAGIGALRPKRARIR; from the coding sequence ATGGCCGCGAAGCTCGACTACCGATGGAACCTCCGCCAGGTGATGGCCAGCCGGGAGATGTTCGCCACCACCGACCTCATCCCGGCGCTGGCAGCGCGGGGGATCCGCCTGTCTTCCAGCCAGGTCTACCGCCTGGTGGTGGAACGGCCCGAGCGGCTCAGCCTCAAGGTGCTCATGGCCCTGTTGGACATCTTGGACTGCACCATGGCAGATCTGATCGAACCGGTGGAATCCCCCAAGGCTCGACGCTCCAAGACAGCAGCCGGTGGCGAAGCCGGGATCGGCGCGTTGCGCCCCAAGCGGGCCCGCATCCGATAG